The window CAGGCATCGTCCTTGCCCTCCTTTTTCGCCAACATCTTCAGCATACATGGGGCAAGCAGTTGCACTGTTTTGATATCCCGGCGTCCCCAGCGGATATCCGGCGCGGAGATCACTTTGATGCCGGCTTTTACAGAACTCACCTTCTTGGCCTGGGTGAAGAGCACCAGGGTTGGGGTAAGGTCATCAGAGTATGCAAAATCCCTGTCGGCAGCCCCCCTGGTCACCTGCAGGTAGACCAACCCTTCCGCCACATCGTTTCTGCGCACCAGCTCACGATGAATTTCCAGCATCTGGTCCGGAGTGACCGGCATCTTCATGCCGAGTTCTTTCAAAGAGCGCTGTAACCGGTTGGCATGCCCTTCATAATCGATAAGCTTTCCGTCCAGAACTGCGGTAACCTCATATACACCGTCACCAAAAGTGAAACCACGGTCAAAAACGGAGACAGTGGCCTCCTCTTCCGGCACATAGTCGCCATTCACATATACTGTTCTGCTCATCTCGTAACCTTTTCCTTGTATAAGTTCAGAAAACTCACCTTAAAACAATGTGCTGCTTCGGATAATTTCATAAGATATTATAATTACAATCGCTGTCTCCAGCTATCAGTTACTCTCTATCAACCCCACAAGCTTTTCGTTGCAGGATGCACTCCTACCTGATCGTATTTCAAACCATCCGGCCGATCATGGGCCAGCAAGAGCGGGCCGTCCAGGTCTGTAACCGCACATCCCTGTGCCACCAGCACAGCAGGAGCCATGGCCAGTGAAGAACCAACCATGCAACCCACCATTATATGGTAGCCTGCCCGTTCAGCTTCTTCTTTCAGGGCCAGCGCCTCGGTAAGCCCACCGGTCTTGTCGAGCTTGATATTTATCATGTCATATTTGCCGACAAGCTTGGCTAAAGAGCTGCGATCATGGCAGGATTCATCAGCGCAGACCGGCAACACCCTTTCTATATCTGTCAGGGCCTCATCTTCACCGGCAGGCAACGGCTGTTCGACCATTTCCACGCCCAGCCTGACCAGCACCGGCGCAAGTTCACCATAGGTCTCAATTGACCAGCCCTCATTGGCGTCGACTATAATCCTGGCCCCGGGAGCGCCGCGCCGTACCGCCTCTATTCTTGCCACATCACCGGTGCCACCCAGCTTGGTCTTGAGTAACGGCCTGTGACTGTTTTTCCGGGCAGCGGCTTCCATATTCTCGGGAGTATCCAGAGAAAGGGTATAGGCCGTAACTTCTGAGCTAGGTTCGGAAAGCCCGGCCAATTGCCAGACCGGACGACCTTTCAGCTTGGCCTCAAGATCCCACATGGCACAGTCCACAGCGTTCCTGGCAGCACCGGGGGCAAGCAGATCCTGCAGTTCCTGCCGGGTAAAAGATGTCGGCAAACCGGTGATTTGATCCATAACCCCAGCCACGGTCTCGCCATAACGGGGATATGGAACGCACTCGCCCTGACCGATCACGCCGTCACTCTCGATCTCAACCCGCACCACCACCGCCTCGGTGCGGGAGCCCCTTGAGATGGTGAACGGTTGTGCAAGGGGAAAGACTTCCCGAAATACCCGTAGTATCATAACAGCGCCTCAACCAGTCTTTGTGCCCCTTGTCGGAACGGATCCACAACCGGAAGTCCCAATTGTTCTTCCAGGCCAGAGAGATAAACCTGAGCCTGTTCCTCATCCATATGCTGGGTATTCACGGAAACCGCAGCCACTACACATTCCGGATTCACCACCCGTGCCAGCTGCAGCGCCACATCGCGCAATTCTTCGAGCGAAGGCTGACTATAGCCCGGCAGACCACGCATATGCTCACGGGTAGGCTCATGGCAAAGTATGAGCGCATCCGGCTGGCCACCATGAACGAGAGCCATTGTAACACCTGAATAGGATGGATGAAAGAGGCTTCCCTGCCCCTCTATCAGATCCCAGTGATCCGGATCGTTATCAGGAGTCAGCCACTCGATGGCACCGGCCATAAAATCCGCCACAACCGCATCCAGCGGCACTCCGTCACCGGTGATAAGTATTCCGGTCTGCCCGGTTGCCCTGAAAGTCGATTTAACCCCACGCCTGCGCATCTCTTTATCCATCGCAAGGGCTGTGTACATCTTGCCCACAGAACAGTCCGTACCGACGGCGAGGCATCTCTTGCCGCTACGCTTTTTACCATTGGCAATCGGGTAATCTACCGTCGGTACCCGTACATCATAAAGGCTACGACCATATTTTTCGGCCGCTGCCACCAGTTCAGGTTCATCTTTCAACAGGTTATGCAGGCCCGAGGCGATATCCATCCCCTTCTCTAGGGCTTCCAGCAACACGGATTTCCAGGAAGATGAAATCACACCGCCCCTGTTTACCACCCCTATGACCAGAGTCTTTGCTCCCGCAAGCACCGCATCGTCGATTGAGATATCCCCAATCCCAAGATCCGCCTTACAACCCTCCATACGATACTGGCCCGCTACTGCCTCCGGGCGCCAGTCATATATCCCCTGGGCAACCTTTGCCGCCAGTCCATCAGGTGCATCTCCCAAAAACAATATATAGGGTGACTCAAACATAATATCGACTCCGTAATGTGAAATGATTTGCGCATCAACCAGCTTTCTTTTGGTAACCATATTTCAGGCAATGCCTGGCAGTGTTCTTATCAATTCACGTGCCAGTTCAGGCCCCCTCTCATGCCAGGGAAAAGATGATGTCCACCTCCAACCCGGAATCATTGGATTAACAAATGGTTACCAAAATCCGTCTGGGCTGAACAGTATCACACCTGCCATTTCGGCTCCAGCATTTTTGTTACATTTACGCAATATACAGGCTCGAGATTTACATTTTTGAAAACTTTGCTTGCGTATTTTTATTTTTAACGAACTTTAACCAGCGCCGCCCAGCCGTCATCTTCCAATTTTGCAGTATCTCTGTTGCTTCGAATTTAATGATTGCAATTCACCTCTATCTCTCTACTATTACCCGAAACCCGCAGACCGTTCATAAAGTACAAAAGAGCAAGCCCGCAAAGTGGTCAACCATTTCAACGAACAGCCAAGTGACAACAAAATCCCGAGCTACAGGTAACATAGCCAAAGGCACTCCCTTCAGTAGCCGCTATGCAGCCGCCGAAACCCTCGTCCGTCTGCAGCAGAGCAAGCTGCCCCTCAAGCCACTTTTCGACTCGGTTACCCTGGAATACCAGATTACGGGTGCTGAGAGAGGGCTGGCCATGAATCTGGTCTACGGCGTGTTACGCCGACGGGAATACCTTAATCACCTGCTCTCCCTGTTAGCCAGAAAGCCCTTCCAGCAACTCGAACCATTTATTCATGCGACCCTGCTGGTTGGTTTGTATCAGTTGTTCTGCCTCGATCGCATTCCTGAATCCGCCGCAGTCAATGAAGCGGTCAACGCTGTAAAGAAGGCCAGGCCAGGTAGCCATCTGCACGGTTTTGTAAATGGTGTGCTGCGAAGCGCAACGCGGCAAAAGGAACAGCTTCCCGGACCGCAGGACCGTTATCCCGATAGACGGCCATTTCTCAATCACCCGGGTTGGCTCACCAAGCGCTGGATCAAACAGTATGGCCGGCAGGAGATGGAGCGAATCTGTGCCGTCAACAGCCTTGAACCGCAGTTGGTTCTGCGGGTCAATACCGGAACGGTCTCAAAAGAGCACTACCTGAAACAACTCAATCAGCTCGGCATCAACGCCACGAGCGGGAGCTATGCTCCGGACAGCGTGGTCCTCTGGGATTTCCAAGGTGCTGTCACTGCGCTTCCCGGTTATCAGGAGGGGTACTTCCAGGTTCAGGATGAGGCTGCTCAACTGGCGACGCTGCTGCTCGCCCCATTTAAAGAATCAGGCAGTTACCTCGACTGTTGCGCCGGACTTGGCGGCAAGACGGGACACATCTGCCAGCTAACCCAAAATACAACGGAAGTTGTGGCGGTGGAGCCTGAAAAACACCGTCAGAACCTCTTCCATGAAAATATGGTGCGGCTCTTTCCCGATAGAAACGTTGCACTGTATCCCATGCCACTTGAGCAATTCGCCCGGGATTCTGAGTCAAAGTTTTCCGGAGTGTTGATTGATGCCCCCTGTTCAGGGACCGGTGTCATCGGCAGACACCCTGATATTCGCTGGAACAGGAAAAAAAGTGATTTCAAGCGCTATCAGCAAACCCAGAGTAAACTTATTGAGTTGGCCTCACAGTTGGTGGCCGAAGATGGTATACTGGTGTATGCGACCTGCTCTCTTGAACCGGAAGAAAACCGCCAGGTAGTCGACCACTTCCTGTTGGAGCATCCTGAATTTGTTCTTTGCGACTGCAGAGACACCTTGCCGGAACCGGCTGCAAAGTTCATAGAAGACAAATGTTTTTGCCCGCGACCTTCATCATCTATCGATGGTTTTTTCGCAGCGCGCATGCAACGCAAAAACTGATACAAAAACGAAAAATCATTCACTTAACCACACGACTGAAGCGTCGATGAAGGCCCTCCTTTTTCTTTGCGCTCCATGGGTGTGTATTGTAAACTCCGTGTTTATTTTATTTTAAATTTCATTACTCAACACAACAGGTGTTTTATGGCTGAGATAAAAAGTACCATGGATCTGGTTATGGAGCGTATGGCGAAAATGACCGCCAACTCCGAAACGGTAAACAATGACGAAGAATTTGAAAAAGCAGGAATGCGCCTTGCCGCAGACTTTTTAAGCGGAAAAGTCACCGATCTTGCCGGGGAATTGGCTCAACAACCGGCCGAATCTCAGAAGGCTGTCTACAAAGGCGCTGCTGATATCCTGATGCGCAACATCACCTTACCGCGCGACGAAGAAGTCAAAGATCGTGCAGAAGCCTCATTAAACGGTGTTATGGAGCTTGCCGGTGCTCTCGGTGTTTCTGCTGTATCTCAAACCTGTTCAGAGTTGCAGCAGATTCTGCAGCAGTACAATCAGCACAAGGAGCAGGTCGTGCAACAGCTTGAAGAGGCGTTGCGCGGTCAGCTTGAACAGCAGTATGCAGCCCAGGGTGTCGATCCTGGTCAGCTCAGGGCTTCCATGCACCCCAAATATGGTGAAGAGATGGGTAAGATGCAGCAGGATCTTAATGGCCAGTATCTCCAGGCAATGGATCAGCGTAAGGAATTGATCCTCGAGCAGCTCGGCTTAGTCTAACCTCAGACCATTTCAGTACAAAATCTGGAGTAGTATCCCATGGACTATAGCGGTAGAGTCAAGGCACTGCAGAAAAAACTGCGCCGCAAAAAAATAGACGCGATACTGGTAAGCCAGCCCAGCAACAGGCGTTACCTGAGCGGTTTTACCGCGTCAGATCACGACATAACAGAAAGCTCCGGTGTGCTGCTTATCCCCGCCAGAGGGAAAGGACTGTTGCTCACTGACTTTCGCTATATGCAGCAGGCTGAGAACGACGTAGATGGCTTCAAGGTTAAAATCTACACCCGGGGGCTGCTGGCGCTCCTGAAAAAACTGCTGCCGAAGATGGAGATCCAACGTCTCGCTTTCGAGACCGACTATCTGCTGCACTCGAGCTATGTGAGTTACGGGAAAGCGTTCAAAAAAATCGGTGTCTCATTAATCCCGCTTTCTGGAGTTATCGAGAAAATACGGGAGGTCAAGGATGGCGATGAAATTGACGCCATCCGCAAGTCGGTGCGCCTGAACGAGCAGGTTTTTCAGGAGGTTTTTCCAAAAATCTCCAGCTCGATGTCTGAGATTGAGGTGGCCCTTGCCATCGAGCAGACCATGCGCAAGCTGGGAGCGGAATCGGCCAGTTTTGATTCAATAGTCGCTTCCGGCGATAACAGCGCCCTGCCCCATGCGGTTCCTTCCCGCCAGATGGTGATGCGAGACCGGCCGTTGACGATCGACATGGGACTGGTGTTGAAGGGCTACTGCTCTGACATGACACGCACCTTTGTCCCCGGCAAGGCATCAAAGAAATACAAAAAGATCCACCGGATCGTTCGTGAAGCACAACGTGCCGGCATCGCGGCAATACGACCGGGCATTACCGGAAAAGAAGCGGACAAGGCTGCCCGGGATGTGATCGATGATGCCGGATATGGCAAGTATTTCGGCCACAGTCTTGGCCACGGTGTCGGCCTGCAGGTACATGAGGCACCCCGGCTTTCTAAAATTGGCAACCAGAAGCTGAAACCGGGCATGATCGTCACCGCCGAACCAGGCATTTATATACCCGGTTGGGGTGGAATCCGGTTGGAGAACATGTTACTGGTTACCGATGACGGCTGCGAAGATCTTAATAGCGATGCAACGTGGCTTGATATCTGATCTATATCTCAGATAAATATTAAACTCTCATCCCCTTTTCCCTGTTGAAGGAAGAGGGGATTTTTGTATGTTGAGAATTCTTTTAGGCTTTCGCATGCCGGTGCGAGAATTTTTCCTGTACGGTCTGAACCGGCCAAAACATGAGGCAGGGAGTTAATCACCTGCCAGGGCAGACCAGACATTTACTCAATACGATCTTATGCGCCAGTTTGTTATTGATGAACTTTCCCCTATGGAGCGAGATAATATCGACTCCTACCTTAAACGAACCCTTACCGCCGGACCGATGATCGGCCTCTACTGGATCGTTTTAACTCCCGACCTTCTCTCCGAGGCCCAGCAGGGCCACGAAGACCATGGACCATTTTACCTCGCTGTAGAGGTTGAGCAGTACCGGGTTCGCTTTGAGCTATTGGTTCGCAGCCATTCCAACCTGCATTGCAGCTGTATTGCCCATGCAACGCCCATCCAACGCCAGTTTGTACTGGATTATATTGACAGGATGGTGCAGGAGGAGATGATCAACTCGTAATTCTGGAGAATGCTCCTTTTATCCAGATCTTCGTTATCTTGAGGAAATCAATGTTCGCAGATGAGCGAACGAAGTGAGACTTCGATATTCAGTATATCGCTCCGACTGATTTCCTCAAGATACTTCGCCTTGGAACAAATCAGCTGTTCTCCAGGTACCCCGCACGTAGATTCAATCTCCAATTCTCCGACCTCTAAAACACGATCTCCCTTGGACAATGAATTGAAAAAATTCGTCGCAATACTATCAAGTAAAAGCAAGGACCGGTTCTCTGAGGGGTTGCTGCAGGAGCACATTGACCATCTGCAGAAACTCTATGATGAGAAGGTCCTTGAGCTATGTGGACCCTTTACCGACGATGATTCTGCGATCCAGATCATACGGGCGGCTGATTTAACTGCGGCTGAGCGGATTATTTATCAGGATCCTTTTGTCAAACACAACTATTACAGCACGGTCCGGATCAAGGAGCTCATCGAAGCGAATCCAGCCAATAACTGGTTGGTTTCACATCCACAAACTGAACAGAAACGATAGCCCTTCGATCCCACGAAACTGCGCCGGCAAATCCTTTTTAACCTTCTTCCCTCAACCCGCCTGAGTATTTCGCCTGAAAAAATGAGGCTTTTACCTCTTGCATTTACCCCTCTGGAAACGTTACACATATTTACATTGATTTAAAATTCCCAGATTCAGCCTAAATCACAGGATAATGCAATGAAACGCTGGTTTATTCCGATAATTCTGTTCTTCACCCTCACTGCTTGCGCCACCAGCCCCACCGGCCGCTCCCAGCTTATGCTGGTTTCCCCTGAACAGGCCATAAGCGCCTCCCAGGAAGCATATGTTCAGACATTGCAACCGCTGCAGAAAGAAGGGAAGCTTGACCCGGACCCGGCCACCACTGCCCGCGTGCGTGAAGTCACCGGCAGGGTTATCGCCCAGGCTATTCAACTTTTTCCCGCATCACGCAACTGGGACTGGAGTGTTCGAGTGATCGATGAGCCTGAAACAGTCAACGCCTGGTGCATGGCCGGCGGCAAAATGGCCGTTTACACTGGTTTACTCAACAAAGTCAACCCCACCGATGACGAGCTTGCCCAGGTCATGGCCCACGAGGTTTCACACGCCCTTGCCAACCATACCGCAGAGAAGATGTCCATGGCAATGGCCACCCAGATGGGACTTATGGGCGTCGCTGTTGCAACCCAGGACAGCGCCTATTCAGGGCTCGCCATGAGCGGCGGCGCCATGGCTGCTGCAATGGCCATCACTCTGCCTAATTCGCGAACTGCAGAGACCGAAGCTGACGTGATAGGCATCGAACTTGCCGCCCGGGCAGGTTACGACCCCAAAGCGGCCGTAACTCTCTGGGAGAAAATGGCCCGGGTTGGTGGCTCAAGCCAACCGGAGTTTCTCTCTACTCACCCTTCACCCGGCAACAGACAAGCCAACCTCAGTGCGTTAGCGGACAAAATGATGCCATATTATCTGCAGCCCGGACTGAGGCCGGTCTACCAACTCAGATAACCGGCAAGGCAGTTACACCGCTTCGACAGGAACCATTTCTCATCTGTCTGGATCGATGGAAATTACCACCAAGTGGATGCCAACCCTGTGCTGCACCACCCAAGCTTTCTACCACTTGTGCGCCCCATTGCCCCGGCACGTCTGCCTGCGTCTGCAATAACCAATAAAGGCAGGCAATTAGCTCTCAACCAGAACACCATCATTTCTTCTTCAGGCCCCAGACAATCTTTGCGCTATTTCCAAAGTATGGTAGTGTCATTCGTAAGGTCTGGCGTACAGAACTGCACGCCAGTAACGATTGAAAAAGCCCTGCTGACAGCGATGCCAGCATAAACATATAGCACGACTTCAACTGTATTCATGCAGATTATAGCCACTCACAAGCAGACCGATTTTGACGCGCTCGCGTCCATCATAGCAGCGACACTCATCTACCCCGGCAGCGTCGGCGTTGTGCCCAAGGAGGTCAGCCGTAACGTCCGCAGATTTCTTTCGACACATAAAACCGCATTCAATCTCATCCTGCCCAAAGAGATCCAACACGACCAGGTTCAACGGCTCATAGTAGTTGATACCCCGAACTGGTCACGACTGGAGCGCATGGAAAAACTCCGGGACAGGGATGATCTCGAAATTCACCTCTGGGACCACCATATGCACGGAGGAGACATCGAAGCGGACATGGTTTGCCAGGAGGACGTTGGTGCCACCGTCACGCTTTTTATCCGGGAACTGAAAAAGCGCCAAATGGAGCTGAACCCGCTGATGTCCACGGTGCTGCTGCTCGGGCTCTATGAAGACACCGGTCATCTCACCTACCCTTCGACCACTCCGGAGGATGCCTATGCCGCCGGTTGGCTGCTTGAAAATGGTGCCGACCTCAACGTCGCATCATATTTTCTCAATCCCCCATACGAAGAGAAGCAAAAAGATGTTCTCTTTGAGATGATGAAGGCCACTGAAAAGCTGACCATCAACAGTTTCAAAATCGGATTCAATATCATCACCCTCGAAGATAAGGTCACGACACTTTCCGGTATCGTCAATATGTACCGCTCCATCATCAACGTTGACGCAATCTTCGTGATTTTCGTCACCAATGGAAGGTCTACCGTGATCGGCAGAAGCGGTGTCGAGATGATCGACATTGGCTGGATAATGAGCAAACTCGGCGGTGGTGGCCATGCGGGTGCTGGCTCGGCCACCATCAAGACCAGTGAACAGAGTCCTGAGTCTGTACGTGAAAAAATAATCAGCCTTCTGGAGTCTGAGCAGAAAGAGAGTATCCGTATCGCAGACCTGATGTCCTTTCCTGTTCAATCGGTCTCACCCGACACTCCCATGCATGAGGTTCATTCACTCATGACCAACGAACATATTCGCAGTGTAATGGTGATTGAAAATGACAAATTACAAGGGATTGTGGTTCTCTGGGATTTCAAAAAACTCAAACATGAAAAACACTGGAATAAACCGGTAAAAGCGTACATGGCCAGGGACCTCACCTGCATTCCGCCCGACGCTATCCCTTCCCAGATCGGCCGCCTGATGCTGGAAAAAAATATCGGCCACTTCCCGGTTGTCCAGGATGAGAAGGTAATTGGAGTGGTTAGCCGCACTGACATTTTAAATTATTTCTACGACCTGCTTCCAGAGTAGAAAAAACCAGTCCAGGCAATGTGGCAACTGCCTCTCTGCTCTTGTAAATCTGGCTACCGGCCATATAATTCTCTCAAGCCTAACACATATTACCGCTTGTCAAATGAGGATTATACGATGCTTGAATTGAAAAAACTTGAGCGTGGAGCGATTTCCGCAGCATTGGAAAAAGCACACAAGTACCGTTTACTCAACGAACCTGAGGACGCAGAATCAATCTGCCTCGACATATTGGCCACAGAGCCGGAACATCAGGAGGCGCTTATAACCCTGCTGCTGGCATTGACCGACAAGTTCGCTCACTCCGGACTCAATCCTTCATTTCAACAGGCCAGGGAACTACTGAGCCGGATTGAAAGCACAACCTGCAAAGCTTACTACCTGGGCATTATCTATGAACGGAGGGCCAAATATCATCTCCGTCAGGGCGGCCCCGGTGGCGGAACTGCTGCTCACGGTTGCTTTGAACGAGCCATGCAGGCCTATGAGGAAGCCCTTACCGATTGCGACCCGAAGAATCAGGACGCGGTACTGCGCTGGAATTCCTGTGCACGTATTCTCAATTCCAACCCCGATGTTAAAGCGGATGACACTATAGGAGCAGATCTGCTGCTCGACCCGTTCGAGGTACCGCATTAAGCCGATCTAAGCATCAGGAGATGGCTGTGAGTGGGATAGGAGTATAAACAGATAAATATCGATTTATCTGTATACGCAAGTTCATCCCCTCCCACCTTTACTTCTCACCCGTTATCTTTCTTGATCATCTGCTTGGTCTGATTGATCCGCTTGGTAATCATGATAGATCGTGGACACGCCTTGGTGCATTTGAAATGGTTCTCGCATGGCCATACCCCGTTGGGAGTATCGAGTACATCAAACCGCTCCCTGGTGCCACTATCTCTTGAATCGGCCAGAAAGCGATAGGCCTGCACAATCGCCGCAGGACCGATGAACGCCGGTTCATCATCCAATACCGGACAGGCAGAATAGCATGAGGCGCAAAGAATGCAATTGGTGGTATCATCGAATACCATACGCTCATCCTGGGATTGTACACGCTCCTTTCCCTCACTCTCTGTATCACTGATCAGAAACGGCTTCACAGCCCGGTACTTTTCAAAAAAATCGGCCTGATCAACAATCAGGTCCCTCTGGACCGGTAAGTGAGCGAGCGGCTCCACCGTCACCACCTCGCCATCTTTTCCGGCCACATCTTTCACCAGTGTTTTACAGGCCAGGCCGTCACTCCCGTTTATCCGCATACCGTCTGAACCGCATACCCCGTGGGCGCAGCTTTTGCGAAAGCACAGGCTGCCGTCCTGGAACTGTTTCACCTTCATCAAACCGTCAAGCAGCCGGTCATTCGGATCAACCTCTACAGAAAATTCCTGGAAATAAGGCTCCTTATCCGCATCAGGGTTGAAGCGCTGTATTTTCAATATGATATTCATAGGCTGCACCTTTAGGGGACATCAATATGTTCGTGGTTTCGGTTCCCAGATCGAAGTATCCACCTTCTTGTAGTCCATACGCACTGACTCATTTTCCAGGTAGGCCAGGGAATGCTTCAACCAGTTTTCATCATCCCGCTCGGGGTAATCCTCCCGGCTATGGGCTCCGC of the Desulfosediminicola ganghwensis genome contains:
- a CDS encoding D-amino-acid transaminase, whose product is MSRTVYVNGDYVPEEEATVSVFDRGFTFGDGVYEVTAVLDGKLIDYEGHANRLQRSLKELGMKMPVTPDQMLEIHRELVRRNDVAEGLVYLQVTRGAADRDFAYSDDLTPTLVLFTQAKKVSSVKAGIKVISAPDIRWGRRDIKTVQLLAPCMLKMLAKKEGKDDAWMVEDGYVTEGTSNNVYIVTADDTIVTRNLSNSILHGITRSAVLRLAKEQNMQVVERPFTIEEAQQAKEAFMTSATAFVYPVVEIDGVKLHDGKPGAVSRRLGQLYLEEGRKNAM
- the dgcA gene encoding N-acetyl-D-Glu racemase DgcA — translated: MILRVFREVFPLAQPFTISRGSRTEAVVVRVEIESDGVIGQGECVPYPRYGETVAGVMDQITGLPTSFTRQELQDLLAPGAARNAVDCAMWDLEAKLKGRPVWQLAGLSEPSSEVTAYTLSLDTPENMEAAARKNSHRPLLKTKLGGTGDVARIEAVRRGAPGARIIVDANEGWSIETYGELAPVLVRLGVEMVEQPLPAGEDEALTDIERVLPVCADESCHDRSSLAKLVGKYDMINIKLDKTGGLTEALALKEEAERAGYHIMVGCMVGSSLAMAPAVLVAQGCAVTDLDGPLLLAHDRPDGLKYDQVGVHPATKSLWG
- the dgcN gene encoding N-acetyltransferase DgcN, which encodes MFESPYILFLGDAPDGLAAKVAQGIYDWRPEAVAGQYRMEGCKADLGIGDISIDDAVLAGAKTLVIGVVNRGGVISSSWKSVLLEALEKGMDIASGLHNLLKDEPELVAAAEKYGRSLYDVRVPTVDYPIANGKKRSGKRCLAVGTDCSVGKMYTALAMDKEMRRRGVKSTFRATGQTGILITGDGVPLDAVVADFMAGAIEWLTPDNDPDHWDLIEGQGSLFHPSYSGVTMALVHGGQPDALILCHEPTREHMRGLPGYSQPSLEELRDVALQLARVVNPECVVAAVSVNTQHMDEEQAQVYLSGLEEQLGLPVVDPFRQGAQRLVEALL
- the rsmB gene encoding 16S rRNA (cytosine(967)-C(5))-methyltransferase RsmB — translated: MTTKSRATGNIAKGTPFSSRYAAAETLVRLQQSKLPLKPLFDSVTLEYQITGAERGLAMNLVYGVLRRREYLNHLLSLLARKPFQQLEPFIHATLLVGLYQLFCLDRIPESAAVNEAVNAVKKARPGSHLHGFVNGVLRSATRQKEQLPGPQDRYPDRRPFLNHPGWLTKRWIKQYGRQEMERICAVNSLEPQLVLRVNTGTVSKEHYLKQLNQLGINATSGSYAPDSVVLWDFQGAVTALPGYQEGYFQVQDEAAQLATLLLAPFKESGSYLDCCAGLGGKTGHICQLTQNTTEVVAVEPEKHRQNLFHENMVRLFPDRNVALYPMPLEQFARDSESKFSGVLIDAPCSGTGVIGRHPDIRWNRKKSDFKRYQQTQSKLIELASQLVAEDGILVYATCSLEPEENRQVVDHFLLEHPEFVLCDCRDTLPEPAAKFIEDKCFCPRPSSSIDGFFAARMQRKN
- a CDS encoding M24 family metallopeptidase is translated as MDYSGRVKALQKKLRRKKIDAILVSQPSNRRYLSGFTASDHDITESSGVLLIPARGKGLLLTDFRYMQQAENDVDGFKVKIYTRGLLALLKKLLPKMEIQRLAFETDYLLHSSYVSYGKAFKKIGVSLIPLSGVIEKIREVKDGDEIDAIRKSVRLNEQVFQEVFPKISSSMSEIEVALAIEQTMRKLGAESASFDSIVASGDNSALPHAVPSRQMVMRDRPLTIDMGLVLKGYCSDMTRTFVPGKASKKYKKIHRIVREAQRAGIAAIRPGITGKEADKAARDVIDDAGYGKYFGHSLGHGVGLQVHEAPRLSKIGNQKLKPGMIVTAEPGIYIPGWGGIRLENMLLVTDDGCEDLNSDATWLDI
- a CDS encoding YciI family protein, giving the protein MSERSETSIFSISLRLISSRYFALEQISCSPGTPHVDSISNSPTSKTRSPLDNELKKFVAILSSKSKDRFSEGLLQEHIDHLQKLYDEKVLELCGPFTDDDSAIQIIRAADLTAAERIIYQDPFVKHNYYSTVRIKELIEANPANNWLVSHPQTEQKR
- a CDS encoding M48 family metallopeptidase, translating into MKRWFIPIILFFTLTACATSPTGRSQLMLVSPEQAISASQEAYVQTLQPLQKEGKLDPDPATTARVREVTGRVIAQAIQLFPASRNWDWSVRVIDEPETVNAWCMAGGKMAVYTGLLNKVNPTDDELAQVMAHEVSHALANHTAEKMSMAMATQMGLMGVAVATQDSAYSGLAMSGGAMAAAMAITLPNSRTAETEADVIGIELAARAGYDPKAAVTLWEKMARVGGSSQPEFLSTHPSPGNRQANLSALADKMMPYYLQPGLRPVYQLR
- a CDS encoding CBS domain-containing protein; protein product: MQIIATHKQTDFDALASIIAATLIYPGSVGVVPKEVSRNVRRFLSTHKTAFNLILPKEIQHDQVQRLIVVDTPNWSRLERMEKLRDRDDLEIHLWDHHMHGGDIEADMVCQEDVGATVTLFIRELKKRQMELNPLMSTVLLLGLYEDTGHLTYPSTTPEDAYAAGWLLENGADLNVASYFLNPPYEEKQKDVLFEMMKATEKLTINSFKIGFNIITLEDKVTTLSGIVNMYRSIINVDAIFVIFVTNGRSTVIGRSGVEMIDIGWIMSKLGGGGHAGAGSATIKTSEQSPESVREKIISLLESEQKESIRIADLMSFPVQSVSPDTPMHEVHSLMTNEHIRSVMVIENDKLQGIVVLWDFKKLKHEKHWNKPVKAYMARDLTCIPPDAIPSQIGRLMLEKNIGHFPVVQDEKVIGVVSRTDILNYFYDLLPE
- a CDS encoding succinate dehydrogenase iron-sulfur subunit gives rise to the protein MNIILKIQRFNPDADKEPYFQEFSVEVDPNDRLLDGLMKVKQFQDGSLCFRKSCAHGVCGSDGMRINGSDGLACKTLVKDVAGKDGEVVTVEPLAHLPVQRDLIVDQADFFEKYRAVKPFLISDTESEGKERVQSQDERMVFDDTTNCILCASCYSACPVLDDEPAFIGPAAIVQAYRFLADSRDSGTRERFDVLDTPNGVWPCENHFKCTKACPRSIMITKRINQTKQMIKKDNG